The following are encoded in a window of Candidatus Fluviicola riflensis genomic DNA:
- a CDS encoding short-chain dehydrogenase/reductase has protein sequence MKQNIIVTGASSGFGLLLATELHKKGYHVIGTSRNPESVQSKVPFKILGLDITDDDSIQSFGKKLFSEIDKLDVLINNAGFYLSGLAEETSITQGKQQLETNFWGTVKLTNELLPYFREQRFGKIITVSSIMGLISLPGGAYYAASKHALEGYFRALRFELNEFNIQVSMVEPVGFKTNIITNSKVAENKISDYDTYRTKLEDYTKDLFSNSEEPTAVVKTLLKLVESKNPKFNNPVGKGSSLFPAIQFFSFKTFENSIIKNINKFKNT, from the coding sequence ATGAAACAAAACATTATAGTAACAGGAGCTTCTTCGGGTTTTGGATTGTTACTCGCAACGGAGTTACACAAAAAAGGATACCATGTAATTGGTACAAGCCGTAATCCTGAAAGTGTGCAGTCAAAAGTACCTTTCAAAATTTTGGGATTAGACATTACCGACGACGATTCTATTCAATCCTTTGGCAAAAAACTATTTAGTGAAATCGATAAATTGGACGTCTTGATAAATAACGCTGGATTCTATTTGTCGGGACTCGCCGAGGAAACCAGTATAACACAGGGCAAACAGCAGTTAGAAACCAACTTTTGGGGAACTGTTAAGTTAACGAATGAGTTACTGCCCTATTTCAGAGAACAACGTTTCGGAAAAATAATTACCGTAAGTTCTATTATGGGATTAATCAGTCTTCCGGGTGGAGCTTATTATGCCGCTTCCAAGCACGCTCTTGAAGGATATTTCAGAGCATTGCGTTTTGAACTGAATGAGTTTAATATACAAGTGAGCATGGTTGAGCCTGTAGGATTCAAAACCAATATAATTACGAACTCTAAAGTTGCGGAAAACAAAATAAGCGATTACGACACCTACCGAACAAAACTAGAAGATTATACAAAAGATTTATTCTCAAATTCAGAAGAACCGACAGCTGTTGTTAAAACTCTTTTGAAATTGGTTGAAAGTAAAAACCCCAAATTTAATAATCCGGTAGGTAAAGGATCCTCTTTATTCCCTGCAATACAGTTTTTTTCGTTTAAAACCTT
- a CDS encoding transcriptional regulator, whose product MAATKKRSECPISSSLDIWGDKWSLLIVRDLIFSMQCTYGDFLKSEEKIATNILATRLQMLESNGIITKLNHPDSKAKVLYQLTQKGIDLLPLMIEIHLWADKHSTIPPERNAIIKELINDKEAFIKSYTKQLKSSIKRTS is encoded by the coding sequence ATGGCAGCTACAAAAAAAAGGTCTGAATGTCCAATCAGCAGTTCTTTAGATATTTGGGGAGATAAATGGTCGTTATTGATTGTACGAGATTTAATTTTCTCTATGCAATGCACTTATGGTGATTTTCTGAAATCGGAGGAAAAGATCGCAACCAATATTTTAGCAACCCGATTGCAAATGCTTGAATCCAATGGCATTATCACCAAGTTAAATCATCCGGACAGTAAAGCAAAAGTATTGTATCAGCTCACCCAAAAAGGAATTGATTTACTACCATTGATGATTGAAATTCATTTATGGGCAGATAAGCATTCTACAATACCTCCTGAAAGAAATGCGATAATAAAAGAGCTTATAAATGATAAAGAAGCATTTATAAAATCGTACACTAAACAATTAAAGTCATCGATTAAAAGAACTTCTTGA
- a CDS encoding flagellar motor protein MotB: protein MKVSNKSILMGVIAVGILTISSCAPMYKCGDPMPEKQKGGKRLQAVVSERDSLCMALADQKMANDRLTTDNRALQNRLSGQENINENQSEQLSQKNRDLQNKERMLREMQAIIARQNEMTRKLNETLRGALVGFSPDELTMEIRDGKVYVSMSDKLLFKSGSAAVEPKGVEALQALADVLNKNPDIQILVEGHTDNVPIKTAIYKDNWDLSVGRATSITRLLNEKYAVAATRMTASGRGEYYPRATNETQEGKAMNRRTEIILSPKLDEIMNLLNNAEAGN, encoded by the coding sequence ATGAAAGTATCGAATAAATCCATTCTAATGGGCGTGATCGCCGTTGGAATACTCACAATCTCCTCGTGCGCACCCATGTATAAATGCGGTGACCCGATGCCGGAGAAACAGAAAGGCGGAAAACGACTTCAGGCAGTTGTGTCGGAACGCGATTCATTATGTATGGCGCTCGCTGATCAGAAAATGGCCAACGACCGGCTTACTACCGACAACAGAGCCCTTCAAAACAGGCTTTCCGGACAGGAAAATATCAATGAAAATCAGTCGGAGCAATTGAGCCAAAAGAACAGAGACCTCCAAAACAAAGAGCGGATGCTTCGCGAAATGCAGGCGATCATTGCCCGTCAGAATGAAATGACCAGAAAACTAAACGAGACGTTGCGTGGTGCATTGGTTGGATTTAGCCCCGACGAATTGACGATGGAAATCCGCGATGGCAAGGTGTATGTTTCGATGTCGGACAAACTCTTATTCAAATCCGGTTCTGCTGCTGTTGAACCCAAAGGAGTTGAAGCATTGCAGGCATTGGCCGATGTACTGAACAAAAACCCTGATATTCAGATTCTTGTTGAAGGTCATACTGATAATGTTCCGATCAAAACAGCCATCTACAAAGACAATTGGGACTTAAGTGTAGGACGTGCAACTTCGATCACCCGTTTGCTGAATGAGAAATATGCCGTTGCAGCAACACGTATGACTGCTTCAGGCCGTGGTGAGTACTATCCGAGAGCAACGAACGAAACGCAGGAAGGAAAAGCCATGAACCGTCGCACAGAGATCATTCTTTCACCGAAACTGGATGAGATCATGAATTTATTAAACAACGCAGAAGCAGGGAATTAA
- a CDS encoding four-helix bundle copper-binding protein, translating to MNYHDHKSCIEACLNCAAICNHCASSCLSEENVGAMARCIQLDMECAAICYTAAQLMSLGSSKAKVICLVCAELCEQCAEECRKHEHEHCQECAKACKNCAEYCREMA from the coding sequence ATGAATTATCACGATCATAAATCATGTATTGAAGCCTGTTTGAATTGCGCGGCAATCTGCAATCATTGTGCTTCGTCTTGTCTTAGCGAAGAGAATGTGGGGGCAATGGCGCGCTGTATTCAACTCGATATGGAATGTGCAGCTATTTGTTATACGGCCGCTCAATTAATGAGTTTGGGGAGCAGTAAAGCAAAAGTAATCTGTTTGGTATGCGCTGAATTGTGCGAACAATGCGCGGAAGAATGTAGAAAACACGAGCACGAGCATTGCCAGGAGTGTGCTAAAGCGTGTAAGAATTGTGCAGAGTATTGCAGGGAAATGGCTTGA